TACATCGGCCGACTCGCCTCGAAACTCGACCACTGATCACCGACCCCGAACGGACCCCGATGAGCACCGATCTCCACCCCCTTCCCGCCGGCAGCGTCTCCACCTGGGACCACGAAGCCGACGTCGTCGTCGCCGGTTACGGCATCGCCGGTGTCTCGGCGTCCATCGAGGCCGCCCGCGCGGGTGCCGACGTGCTCGTGCTCGAGCGGACCGGCGGTTGGGGCGGTGCGGCCTCACTGTCGGGCGGCATCGTCTACCTCGGCGGCGGCACCCCGCTGCAGAAGGCCCTCGGATTCGACGACACGCCCGAGAACATGAAGGCGTTCATGCTCGCCGCGCTCGGGCCGGGCGCCGACGAAGCGAAGATCATCGAGTACTGCGAGGGGAGCGTCGAACACTACGAGTGGCTCGTGGACAACGGCGTGGTGTTCAAGGAGAGCTTCTGGGGCGAACCCGGGTGGGAGATCCCCGGTGACGACGGCCTGATGTACTCCGGCGGCGAGAACTCCGCGCCCTTCAACGAGATCGCGACGCCCGCCCCGCGCGGCCACGTTCCGCAGATGACCGACAAGCGGACCGGCGAGAAGGGTGGCGGGTACATGCTCATGCAGCCGCTCTCCCAGGTCGCCGAAAGCCTCGGTGTGCGTGCCGAATACGACGTGCGGGTGCAGCGGTTGATCGTCGACGGCGACGGACGCGTCGTTGGCCTGACGGCCAAGCAGTACGGCAAGGACGTCCACATCCGGGCCCGCCGCGGCGTCGTCCTCGCGACCGGCAGTTTCGCGTACAACCAGGAGATGGTCGAGTCGTACGCGCCGCAGCTCAGCGGTCGCCCGGGTGCGGCGATCGAGGAGCACGACGGCCGTGCGATCCGCATGGCGCAGGCGCTCGGCGCCGATCTCGCGCACATGGACGCCACCGAGGTCGCCTTCTTCGGCGACCCGCAGTTGATGGCCCGCGGCATCCTCGTCAACGGCCGCGGTCAGCGGTACGTCCCCGAGGACACCTATCCGGGCCGTATCGGTCAGCTCACGCTGCTGAAGAACGACAACCAGGCCTATCTGATCATCGACGAGCAGGCGTACGAGGAGGGTTGTGCGGCAACGAGTTCGACGCCCTTCTTCCGGTTCCGTCCGAAGTGGGTCGCGGAGACCGTCGCCGAACTCGAATCCGACATGGAACTGCCTGCCGGGACGTTGCAGGCGACCGTCGAGGTCTACAACAGGCACGCGGAGAACGGCAGCGATCCGGTGCTGGGCAAGAAGAGCGAGTGGGTCAAGCCCATCGGCAGCCCGATCGCCGCGCTCGATCTCCGTAACTGCACAGCAGGTTTCACGCTCGGCGGTCTGCGCACCTCGGTGAACTCGGAAGTGCTGCACGTGTCCGGCGATCCGATCCCCGGCCTGTTCGCCGCCGGTCGCTGCACGTCGGGCGTGTGCGCGTGGGGTTATGCGAGCGGCACGTCGCTGGGGGACGGAAGCTTCTTCGGTCGCCGCGCCGGTCTGTCGGCCGCGAAGGGCTGAGACCGAACGGGTGGTTCCGGCGGCCGAGCCACCGGAACCACCCGTCAGGTCAGAACACGCGATCCAGGTCGCGTGAGACGATCCGATCGGCGCCGTACTCGGCGAGTGCCGCGATCGTCATCGACGGATTGCACGCCCCGGTCGATCCCGAGATCTTCGCGCCGTCCACCACATACAGGCCGGGCTGGCCGTGCACGCGACCGGCGTCGTCGCACACCGCCCCGAACGGCGCACCCCCGAGCGGATGGAAGGTGTTGATGTCGACGGCGTTGACGTCGATGACGATCGAGGCCGGTCCCGCGATCCGCCGGATGCGGGCCTCGATCGCGCGGGTGAGTTCCCGGTCGTAGGCCTGATCCCAGTTCAGGACCGCATCGTCGCGGCCGGCGTCGTAGTGCCAAACTCCTCGGCCGTCGACGATCCCCAGACCGATCATCGTGGTCGTTCCCACATCGTCGGGGAACGGCACCGGGCCGGTGACGATCATCAACGGTCCGGCGGGATCGGTGTAGTCGCGCATACCCACACAGGCGGGGCCGCCCTGATGGTCGCCGGGGCTGACGAGCGGACTCGTCACGGCGAACACTCGGTCGCCGTTGTTGCCCCATCCCGTTCCGACGCCGTCGGGAAGATCGGGGACGAACCCCTTCGCCTTCGCCTTCACGAGGAGACGGGTCGTGCCGGCCGATCCGGCACCGAGGAACAGCGACTGTGCGAGGATCCGCTTGCGTTCGA
This window of the Rhodococcus pyridinivorans genome carries:
- a CDS encoding FAD-dependent oxidoreductase yields the protein MSTDLHPLPAGSVSTWDHEADVVVAGYGIAGVSASIEAARAGADVLVLERTGGWGGAASLSGGIVYLGGGTPLQKALGFDDTPENMKAFMLAALGPGADEAKIIEYCEGSVEHYEWLVDNGVVFKESFWGEPGWEIPGDDGLMYSGGENSAPFNEIATPAPRGHVPQMTDKRTGEKGGGYMLMQPLSQVAESLGVRAEYDVRVQRLIVDGDGRVVGLTAKQYGKDVHIRARRGVVLATGSFAYNQEMVESYAPQLSGRPGAAIEEHDGRAIRMAQALGADLAHMDATEVAFFGDPQLMARGILVNGRGQRYVPEDTYPGRIGQLTLLKNDNQAYLIIDEQAYEEGCAATSSTPFFRFRPKWVAETVAELESDMELPAGTLQATVEVYNRHAENGSDPVLGKKSEWVKPIGSPIAALDLRNCTAGFTLGGLRTSVNSEVLHVSGDPIPGLFAAGRCTSGVCAWGYASGTSLGDGSFFGRRAGLSAAKG